Below is a genomic region from Bdellovibrionales bacterium.
AAACCGCCGGCGCGCTGGCGGTAATATTTTAGATGCAGTTTCACGTCGGGATCGGTTTGAATGACAATGATTGGTGAGACCTGAATCACATTGCCCGTGACCTCAGGTTGAACGATCGGGAACTGATTGATGCCGTCATAGCCTGTAAAGCTCAGGTCGACCGCGCCCAAGTGCCATTGCAGGCGCAGCCCGACATTGTTGTCAGTCGCATGATTGAGTTCCATGCGGCTTTCGTAAGTGTAGCGCAGATCTTCCGGCAGAATCAGGGCGACGTTGTTATCCACCGTGCGCGGAATATAGACTTTGCGCGGAAGCCAGCGGCTATTGATACCGGGCAAAATCGATTCGCGATTTTTCGGAATATAGATCAGTTCCTGCTCGGATTTTTCCGTATTATGCGAGAAAAGCACGGAGCCCATCCCGAGTTTCACGGAGCGAAGCGGGTCATAGTACTGGCGCATGTTCACGATATCCATCGGATTGTAACCGTCGGTCACGCCCCAATTCAGGATGTTGCTGCCGACTTGAATGCTGGCTGTTTCGCCGCGCAGTTTGAAATAGGCTTCGCCGACGTCGGCAAATATTTTTTCCTCATTGGATTTATTCTGAGGATCCCACTGAAAGGTGGGTTTAAAAAAGAATCGATAAGTATTGCCGTATTTTCCAGTTAAGGCCGGGATCAGGGAGAGGCGGTTCAGAGTGTTGTTGGTATCTTCACCATAGGTTTGGGGCCAATAAACGCTTTCGATTTTTGCGTCGGTGGTGAGGCTCCAGCCGTCTTTGGCGCGCGCCAAAAATGGAAGCAAGCAAATGATTGTTAGGATCCCAAGACGCAGTCCCATACTTTAAAAAAACATGGTTTGTGCCTAGGGGGCCACCTTGAGGATGCGAAGACTTTGTCCTGGTTTGGGTAACTATTTGCGGCCCCCTGTTTAAGACTTCTGCAGGCAAATTCTGCTCAGTTCTTTTTTACAGAGTGTGGCCGTGGGCACGGCAAGTGCACCCTTGGGGGCGAGTCCAAATTTTGAACGTGGAGGCATCTATGAAGAACGTACTTCAATCCGTGGTATTTGCTATATTCCTTGTCCTTGGTGCTTGCGCTAAAGACAGCGGCGGTGGCAATTCCGATCCAACAGTAGCGACAGTTCCTTCGGCATGTGCTGCAGGTCAGGTCAGCTATCAAAATACCTGCATCCCTCAGGGCGGCTGCCCCGTAAACTATGGTCTTTACAATAATCAATGTGTGCCTGCGACAGTGGCGACAACGGGTTATGGTAACTGCGTTGCCGGTCAGGTTTACACTCAGCAAGGTTGCTTGGCTCAAGCAAATTGCCCAGTGAATTTCGGGATGGCGCCAAATGGCCAATGTATTCCGGCTTACAACGTAGGTTATAACGGCGGTTACAACAACGGTGGCTACTACTACAATAACGGTGGAGCTTACAACTCTTACTACTATCAATACAGAAACTATCCAACTGGCTACTATGGTGGCGGTTACTATGGATATCCGACGGGCTACTACGGTGGTGCAGGTGTGGGTATCAGTGGTGGTATCTACATCGGTGGCGGCATCCGTGCAGGTGTCCCAGGTATGTACTACGGCTACTAGTGCTTAAAGCGGACGTTTTAATGAAACGTTTTATGATGTCTCAAAATGAAAAGGCCCTGTGATGGGGCCTTTTTTATTTTGACTTGAGAGGGAGTTCCAGGCGAGCGTTCGGCCATCGTTCTATTTCTGCAACAATGCTTTTTATGGGCACCGACTAATAAAGTCCCTGCAGTCTTCTTAGAATTAAAACTAAGAGGTCTGTATGAAAAACGCAATTCAAATTCTCATCCTCTCTTTCGTCGTTGCAGGCTGTGCGAAGTTCCAGGGATCGCCCTTCACAGATCATATCGAATCTTCGGGCAGTCAGCAAAACCTGCGTCAGCAAGAGCGCCTGTTCAGTGATTTGCAGGGAATCGTCCCCACAGACCAGAACGGTATTAAGATTGCGCTGATGTCCGATAATCATCATAACTACAATGACATCGACACCGTCGTAGACATCCTCAATCAGCGCAATGACCTCAACTTCGTGGTTCATGCCGGTGATATGACCGACAGTGCCTATAACTTCGAATACGATGCATTTATCTCGAAGTTCACGCGTTTGAATGCGCCGGCCTTTACCGTGATCGGTAATCACGATGCCATTGGCAAAGGCCGCAAGATCTATAAAAACTATTTTGGCGAATATAATTATGCCTTCGTCTATCATGGCTATCACTTCATCTTTTTTAATAACAACCGCTTGGAATTTATTAACGAAGGCTGGAGTCTCGACTGGCTTGAGGCCGAGCTCGCGAAAAATTCAGGTGTACCAAAAATCGTGATTCAGCATATTAACTACGACAACGCCGATGCCTTCACCGACGAGATGAGCGAGAAAATGAAATCGCTCTATGAAAACAACGGTGTTCAGTGGGTGATCAACGGCCATCGTCATGTCTTTGGTTTTGATACCATTAACAACGTCCGCTACTTGCAAGTTCCTCGTATTGAAGATGCAAGTTACTTAGTTCTCAGCTTGCAAGACGGTGAGTTCCAGCTTGAATCCTACAAAGGAGCCTCCAATGAAAACACTTATCAGGGTTCTCTTTCTCATTAGCTTTGCTGCCAGTGCCGAAGCCCTGGAGTTTTCCGCCGGAGTTCAGCACGCGGGATGGCTCGGTGAAAAAGTCATCTTCGCCGGTATTGAAAACGATGAACAAACGCTTGGTTTAGATTTACTCTTGGGACGCTCGGAAGATTCTGACGGGCAACGTGTCGACCAGATCAGTTTGAAATTCCGTTACGCTCCGTGGTTGCTAGACCTGCCTTATGATATTCAGTGGCAGCCGGTCTATTTTGGAATCTTTGGCACTTACACGGATGGCCGCGAATTTTTCTACGATAGTGAAGAAAAATATCCAGAGAAAAACTATTACGATCCAACCTTGCGCCGTTATGGGTTTTTATTGGGAACGAACGTCAAATATAAAAAGATCAGTGTTTATACCGAAGTGGCGGCCTTGGATAAATCCATGGAGTCGCAGGTAGTTGCGAATGGGTCGTTATCCTGGACGGATTTGTTGTCAGCGTCAGTGGGCCTGCGCTGGAATTTCTAGCTTGTAAGCACGCCTAAAATCCCGGAGGATGAAATGGTGAAGCTCAGTCAGTTAGACCTTAATGAAATTCATTACTTTGTCCGAGTCGTGCAAGAGGGAAGTCTTTCCGCGGCTTCTCGCTATTTGCAGATTCCAAAATCTAAAATCAGCCGCAAGCTTGCAGCCTTTGAAAAGAAAGTCGGTCATACACTGCTCAAGAGAAACACTCGCAGTATTACGCTGACCGATGAAGGACGCAAGATCTATGAACTTGTCGGGGGCGGCCTTTCTGAGCTGATCCATCAGCTCGATAACAACCTTTCTCCGCACGCGGAACTGGGCGGGCAGCTAAAGATCGGCGTGCCAACAGGGCTTGGTACTGGACCGCTTATGAGCATTGTCGGTCTTTTTCGTAAGAAATATCCTG
It encodes:
- a CDS encoding metallophosphoesterase — protein: MKNAIQILILSFVVAGCAKFQGSPFTDHIESSGSQQNLRQQERLFSDLQGIVPTDQNGIKIALMSDNHHNYNDIDTVVDILNQRNDLNFVVHAGDMTDSAYNFEYDAFISKFTRLNAPAFTVIGNHDAIGKGRKIYKNYFGEYNYAFVYHGYHFIFFNNNRLEFINEGWSLDWLEAELAKNSGVPKIVIQHINYDNADAFTDEMSEKMKSLYENNGVQWVINGHRHVFGFDTINNVRYLQVPRIEDASYLVLSLQDGEFQLESYKGASNENTYQGSLSH